In one Deinococcus sedimenti genomic region, the following are encoded:
- a CDS encoding ABC transporter ATP-binding protein, whose translation MPAPSSSVLRRLYGLLGPYRRTVGAGLLLLLGSVAAELYPPLVWIRVVDHGIPNRDWTFIGWQLVLLVAVFGVQQGLSAWRGLLLERAGQAFTRDLRLTLYRKLQGQSAAYFEGQRTGDLIARVTGDVDALQDVLVRGTDAVLANALRLIGVIGIFIALQPLLGVLTTLPMIAVALMLRRYARTVRPAYRAARARLGDLSALITDRLSGIRVVQGFARENAEAERIRALGDELYAEGVKAVTIRNRAFPRARFVGNLGNLIMLGGGAWLIMAGQFTLGGLLAYRGYGRYFYGPIDDLVNIGDLLQRAEASGRRVFEVLDAPVPVQDWPGAQPLPQPVRGDLRFENVTFGYDPARPILRDVTLHIPAGQRVALLGESGAGKSTLLALVTRTFDPQQGRVTLDGHDLCDLTLRSLRKNAAVMAQDTFLFHDTVLNNVRYARPDATDTEVEAALRAAHAHTFVHALPDGLQTVVGERGVRLSGGQRQRLSIARTLLARPSLLLLDEPTSAVDAESETQVVAALDELTRGRTALIVTHRPSLARTADRVIVLAGGVIVEDGHPDTLRRRGGAYATLERQMGGELTPEVTG comes from the coding sequence ATGCCTGCCCCGAGTTCGTCCGTGTTGCGCCGCCTGTACGGGCTGCTGGGGCCCTACCGCCGCACGGTGGGCGCGGGGCTGCTGCTGTTGCTGGGGAGCGTGGCGGCGGAACTGTACCCGCCGCTCGTGTGGATCCGCGTGGTGGACCACGGGATTCCGAACCGCGACTGGACGTTCATCGGGTGGCAGCTGGTGCTGCTGGTGGCGGTGTTCGGCGTGCAGCAGGGCCTGTCGGCGTGGCGGGGGCTGCTGCTGGAGCGGGCGGGGCAGGCGTTCACGCGCGACCTGCGCCTCACGCTGTACCGGAAGTTGCAGGGGCAGTCGGCGGCGTACTTCGAGGGGCAGCGGACCGGGGACCTGATCGCCCGCGTGACCGGGGACGTGGACGCGCTGCAGGACGTGCTGGTGCGCGGCACGGACGCCGTGCTGGCGAACGCCCTGCGATTGATCGGCGTGATCGGGATCTTCATCGCGCTGCAACCGCTGCTGGGCGTCCTGACGACCCTCCCGATGATCGCCGTGGCACTCATGCTGCGCCGGTACGCGCGCACGGTGCGGCCCGCGTACCGCGCGGCGCGCGCCCGCCTGGGTGACCTGAGTGCGCTGATCACGGACCGCCTGAGCGGCATCCGCGTGGTGCAGGGCTTCGCGCGGGAGAACGCCGAGGCCGAGCGCATCCGCGCCCTGGGCGACGAGCTGTACGCCGAGGGCGTGAAGGCCGTCACCATCCGCAACCGCGCCTTTCCCCGCGCGCGCTTCGTGGGGAACCTGGGGAACCTGATCATGCTGGGCGGCGGCGCGTGGCTGATCATGGCCGGGCAGTTCACGCTCGGCGGCCTCCTCGCGTACCGCGGGTACGGGCGGTACTTCTACGGTCCGATCGACGACCTCGTGAACATCGGCGACCTGCTCCAGCGGGCCGAGGCGAGCGGACGGCGGGTGTTCGAGGTGCTCGACGCGCCCGTCCCCGTGCAGGACTGGCCCGGCGCGCAGCCCCTGCCGCAACCCGTACGCGGTGACCTGCGCTTCGAGAACGTCACGTTCGGGTACGACCCCGCCCGGCCCATCCTGCGGGACGTCACGCTGCACATCCCGGCCGGGCAGCGCGTCGCCCTCCTCGGCGAGAGCGGGGCGGGCAAGAGCACCCTGCTCGCCCTCGTCACCCGCACCTTCGACCCGCAACAGGGCCGCGTGACGCTCGACGGGCACGACCTGTGCGACCTCACCCTGCGCAGCCTGCGGAAGAACGCCGCCGTCATGGCGCAGGACACCTTCCTGTTCCACGACACGGTGCTGAACAACGTCCGCTACGCCCGACCCGACGCCACCGACACCGAGGTCGAGGCCGCCCTGCGCGCCGCGCACGCCCACACCTTCGTCCACGCCCTCCCGGACGGCCTCCAGACCGTCGTGGGGGAACGTGGCGTGCGGCTCAGCGGCGGGCAACGCCAGCGGCTCTCCATCGCCCGCACACTCCTGGCCCGGCCCAGCCTCCTGCTGCTGGACGAACCCACGAGCGCCGTCGACGCCGAGAGCGAAACCCAGGTCGTCGCCGCCCTGGACGAACTCACGCGCGGCCGCACCGCGCTGATCGTCACGCACCGCCCCAGCCTCGCCCGTACCGCCGACCGCGTCATCGTCCTCGCGGGCGGCGTGATCGTCGAGGACGGCCACCCCGACACCCTCCGCCGACGCGGCGGCGCGTACGCCACGCTGGAACGCCAGATGGGCGGCGAGCTCACGCCCGAGGTGACGGGCTGA
- a CDS encoding CobW family GTP-binding protein, whose translation MTSARPDDRIPVVVVGGFLGAGKTTLVNHLIRSLPHRLGVIVNEFGAQGVDGSLIERLQDDVTELTAGCLCCTGRDDLLRALVTIAMREQKPDAVIVELSGVADPTPVLTTLLERSVRAAFRVTTLVAVVDARHALQTLREHPEAARQLAYANVVVLNKTDLADPALLDHAQGVLRGVNPLADIKRVEQGQIDAEALLARDDFDPRVLDGVDTRAAHTPGLKSFTLRADRSLDPYAWQRFMTDYLLSRPAEVLRAKGFLDLFGYPQRILFQAVRDLFTADAWEAGDGTSELVVIGRGLDRAEFEAAWAACLTPDPHDLIPD comes from the coding sequence ATGACGAGTGCGCGGCCGGATGACCGGATTCCTGTGGTGGTGGTGGGCGGCTTTCTGGGGGCCGGGAAGACGACGCTGGTGAATCACCTGATCCGGTCGCTGCCGCACCGGCTGGGTGTGATCGTGAACGAGTTCGGCGCGCAGGGCGTGGACGGCAGCCTGATCGAGCGGCTGCAGGATGACGTGACGGAACTGACGGCCGGGTGCCTGTGCTGCACGGGCCGGGATGATCTGCTGCGGGCGCTGGTGACGATCGCCATGCGAGAGCAGAAACCGGACGCGGTGATCGTGGAGCTGAGCGGCGTGGCCGACCCGACGCCAGTGCTGACGACGCTGCTGGAACGCTCGGTGCGCGCGGCGTTCCGCGTGACGACGCTCGTGGCGGTCGTGGACGCCCGGCACGCCCTGCAGACCCTGCGGGAGCATCCGGAGGCGGCGCGGCAGCTGGCGTACGCGAACGTGGTCGTGCTGAACAAGACCGACCTCGCCGACCCGGCCCTGCTGGATCACGCGCAGGGCGTGCTGCGCGGCGTGAACCCCCTGGCCGACATCAAGCGTGTGGAGCAGGGGCAGATCGACGCGGAAGCGCTGCTGGCCCGCGACGACTTCGACCCGCGCGTGCTGGACGGCGTGGATACCCGCGCGGCGCACACGCCGGGCCTGAAGTCCTTCACGCTGCGCGCCGACCGCTCCCTGGACCCGTACGCGTGGCAGCGGTTCATGACCGACTACCTGCTGTCCCGCCCGGCGGAGGTGCTGCGCGCCAAGGGGTTCCTCGATCTGTTCGGGTACCCGCAGCGCATCCTGTTCCAGGCGGTGCGGGACCTGTTCACCGCCGACGCCTGGGAGGCTGGCGACGGCACGTCGGAACTCGTGGTGATCGGCCGGGGCCTGGACCGCGCGGAGTTCGAGGCCGCGTGGGCCGCGTGCCTGACGCCCGACCCGCACGACCTCATCCCGGATTGA
- a CDS encoding metallophosphoesterase — protein MQGVTLTAAPDVIELPALALVLLVGAPGSGRAAFARHFAPEEVFDARAFPDADALRAAVAAQLAAGELAVVIAPATRPLDRAPWSALAREHDVKAVAVLLDEDRAVLEARAGGTLSREELIAQVSELRRTAGGLRAEGFRQAWHLRGEQIGRVGVQRVPLRVDRRDLHGPFDLIGDVHGCLEELLDLLTRLGYVLDGESVTPPAGRTAVFLGDLTDRGPDSAGVLRLVMGMVASGAALCVTGNHDEKLLRALSGKAVKPLHGLDVTLAELQAAGPAFQEQVRTFLEGLPAHLVLDGGRLIAAHGGLPAHLHGRGSGRARSFALYGDTTGERDDLGLPVRRDWAAGYAGAPLVAYGHTPHAAPRWVGNTVNLDTGCAFGGALTALRYPERETLSVPARAVYAPPPRPLPPGQPQE, from the coding sequence ATGCAGGGCGTGACCCTGACCGCCGCCCCCGACGTGATCGAGCTGCCCGCGCTGGCGCTGGTGCTGCTCGTGGGCGCGCCGGGTTCGGGCCGGGCGGCGTTCGCGCGGCACTTCGCGCCGGAGGAGGTGTTCGACGCGCGGGCCTTCCCGGACGCGGACGCCCTGCGCGCGGCGGTCGCGGCGCAGCTGGCGGCGGGTGAACTGGCGGTCGTGATCGCCCCGGCCACCCGGCCCCTGGACCGTGCGCCCTGGTCGGCCCTGGCCCGCGAGCACGACGTGAAGGCGGTCGCCGTGCTGCTCGACGAGGACCGCGCCGTGCTGGAGGCCCGCGCCGGGGGCACCCTGAGCCGCGAGGAGCTGATCGCGCAGGTCTCGGAGTTGCGGCGCACGGCGGGTGGCCTGCGGGCCGAGGGGTTCCGGCAGGCGTGGCACCTGCGCGGCGAGCAGATCGGGCGGGTGGGCGTGCAGCGCGTGCCGCTGCGGGTGGACCGGCGGGACCTGCACGGGCCGTTCGACCTGATCGGGGACGTGCACGGCTGCCTGGAAGAACTGCTCGACCTGCTGACCCGCCTCGGGTACGTCCTCGACGGGGAGTCGGTGACGCCCCCGGCGGGCCGCACGGCGGTGTTCCTGGGCGACCTGACCGACCGGGGGCCGGACAGCGCGGGCGTCCTGCGGCTCGTGATGGGCATGGTGGCGTCGGGCGCGGCGCTGTGCGTGACCGGCAACCACGACGAGAAGCTCCTGCGGGCCCTGAGCGGCAAGGCGGTGAAGCCTCTGCACGGGCTGGACGTGACCCTCGCGGAGTTGCAGGCCGCCGGCCCGGCGTTCCAGGAGCAGGTGCGTACCTTTCTGGAGGGGCTCCCGGCGCACCTCGTGCTGGACGGGGGGCGGCTGATCGCGGCGCACGGGGGCCTCCCGGCGCACCTGCACGGGCGCGGAAGTGGCCGCGCGCGGAGTTTCGCGCTGTACGGCGACACGACCGGCGAACGCGACGACCTGGGCCTCCCGGTGCGGCGCGACTGGGCGGCCGGGTACGCGGGCGCGCCGCTGGTCGCTTACGGGCACACGCCGCACGCCGCGCCGCGCTGGGTGGGGAACACCGTGAACCTCGACACCGGCTGCGCGTTCGGCGGGGCGCTGACCGCGCTGCGCTACCCCGAACGGGAGACGCTCAGCGTTCCGGCCCGCGCGGTGTACGCGCCGCCACCACGTCCGCTGCCGCCGGGGCAACCGCAGGAGTAA
- a CDS encoding tetratricopeptide repeat protein, with amino-acid sequence MRPNLLTLTATLALTAPLQLAAAQTDTTQATTTTQTPAALAADARTLADKARATYPKGSANIDQTLWKQAAAAAEAAVAAAPGNPEYLKLRANIYTEVGFWKQAETTWTAYFQAAPSAAQNTPEAKSAATVQYNLGYAAYTRNQPDQAAKFFDTCLTFDPASAPCATWAARTALEAGQYAQARTLYDRALTLNPGDKTLAYFRALTDKAAQYGPAATRAFSRAYGDLDAGRKAQALAGFQEAARSAPNFADAQREAGRLALDLNNTQAALDAYKALSALPGMTASDRYNLALAQEAQTYGLQAVRTYRAAYAKYAAGDKTAAEAGFQAATTQNPRYAKAWAWLGRTRYERKDYPGATAAYTQAVTLDPTDKSSAYYLKLAQQGK; translated from the coding sequence ATGCGACCCAACCTGCTGACCCTGACCGCCACCCTGGCCCTGACCGCGCCCCTGCAACTCGCCGCCGCGCAGACCGACACCACCCAGGCCACCACGACGACCCAGACGCCCGCCGCGCTCGCCGCCGACGCCCGCACCCTGGCCGACAAGGCCCGCGCCACCTACCCCAAAGGCAGCGCGAACATCGACCAGACCCTCTGGAAGCAGGCCGCCGCCGCCGCCGAGGCCGCCGTCGCCGCCGCGCCCGGCAACCCCGAGTACCTGAAACTCCGCGCGAACATCTACACCGAAGTCGGCTTCTGGAAACAGGCCGAGACCACCTGGACCGCGTACTTCCAGGCCGCGCCCAGCGCCGCGCAGAACACCCCCGAAGCGAAGAGCGCCGCCACGGTCCAGTACAACCTCGGGTACGCCGCGTACACCCGCAACCAGCCCGATCAGGCGGCGAAGTTCTTCGACACCTGCCTGACCTTCGACCCCGCCAGCGCCCCCTGCGCCACCTGGGCCGCCCGCACCGCACTCGAAGCCGGGCAGTACGCCCAGGCCCGCACGCTGTACGACCGGGCGCTGACCCTGAACCCCGGCGACAAGACCCTGGCGTACTTCCGCGCCCTGACCGACAAGGCCGCGCAGTACGGCCCCGCCGCCACCCGCGCCTTCAGCCGCGCCTACGGCGACCTGGACGCCGGACGCAAAGCCCAGGCCCTCGCCGGATTCCAGGAAGCCGCCCGCAGCGCCCCCAACTTCGCCGACGCGCAGCGCGAAGCCGGCCGCCTCGCCCTCGACCTGAACAACACCCAGGCCGCCCTGGACGCCTACAAGGCACTCAGCGCCCTGCCCGGCATGACCGCCAGCGACAGGTACAACCTCGCCCTCGCCCAGGAAGCCCAGACCTACGGCCTCCAGGCCGTCCGCACCTACCGCGCCGCCTACGCCAAGTACGCCGCCGGGGACAAGACCGCCGCCGAAGCAGGCTTCCAGGCCGCCACCACCCAGAACCCCAGGTACGCCAAAGCCTGGGCATGGCTGGGCCGCACCCGCTACGAACGTAAGGACTACCCCGGCGCGACCGCCGCGTACACCCAGGCCGTCACCCTGGACCCCACCGACAAGAGCAGCGCGTACTACCTGAAACTCGCCCAGCAGGGCAAATAA
- a CDS encoding nucleotidyltransferase domain-containing protein, with protein sequence MTQAVREHAFPLVFATVSGAHLYGFPSADSDWDLRGVHMLPLADVLGLREGPGTWSLERDDGVVELDLVTHDARKFAGLLLKRNGYVLEQLLSPLVVHSSAAHAALVALAPGVLTRHHAGHYLGFTVNQWRLLEKEAATPEGPRVKPLLYAFRTVLTGLHLLRTGEVEANLGALNAGARLPFLEDLMALKRSGREAEPLPEPLDVYRAAHRRLLAELEAAPLSTPLPDAVPDAAQRAVSDWVVQVRLGALPLTAR encoded by the coding sequence TTGACCCAGGCAGTGCGGGAGCATGCGTTCCCCCTGGTGTTCGCGACGGTCAGCGGGGCGCACCTGTACGGCTTTCCGAGTGCGGACAGCGACTGGGACCTGCGGGGCGTGCATATGCTGCCGCTGGCGGACGTGCTGGGCCTGCGGGAGGGGCCGGGCACGTGGTCACTGGAGCGGGATGACGGGGTGGTGGAGCTGGATCTGGTGACGCATGACGCGCGGAAGTTCGCTGGGCTGCTGCTGAAGCGGAACGGGTACGTGCTGGAGCAGTTGCTGTCGCCGCTGGTGGTGCACTCGTCCGCGGCGCACGCGGCGCTGGTGGCCCTCGCTCCGGGGGTGCTGACCCGGCATCACGCGGGGCATTACCTGGGGTTCACGGTGAACCAGTGGCGGCTGCTGGAGAAGGAGGCCGCCACGCCCGAGGGCCCTCGGGTGAAGCCGCTGCTGTACGCGTTCCGGACGGTGCTGACCGGGCTGCACCTGCTGCGCACCGGTGAGGTGGAGGCGAACCTGGGCGCGCTGAACGCCGGGGCGCGCCTGCCGTTCCTGGAGGACCTGATGGCCCTGAAGCGGTCGGGCCGGGAGGCGGAGCCCCTGCCGGAGCCGCTGGACGTGTACCGCGCCGCGCACCGGCGGCTGCTCGCGGAGCTGGAGGCCGCGCCCCTCTCGACACCGCTGCCGGACGCCGTGCCCGATGCGGCGCAGCGGGCCGTGAGCGACTGGGTGGTGCAGGTGCGCCTGGGGGCGCTGCCGCTCACTGCGCGCTGA
- a CDS encoding DMT family transporter, which translates to MTGAAGGVDIRRGVLLGVTSAAAFGTLGIWGKLAGQGGLSSFTTLGWRFLIVAALLLPLSSRGVTGAQRARMLGVGLLYTLATTCYFGALERVSAGATSLLLYLAPAFVILLSWGLGRAPRRTQLGAVALAGAGLALVVGLPSAADRDAVGLGFAAGAGALYAGYLVASERLLGGVSALAATAHMALVSGVVFAVLAAAQGTLRVPVGAAQWGPILALALLPTIVAVPALYGAIRHLGATRASLLGTLEPLVTVALAAVILREQPGPGAALGGLLILAGALLAQWPAKVTPAVAPAAADVVAARTPRGPER; encoded by the coding sequence ATGACCGGAGCGGCGGGGGGCGTGGACATACGCAGGGGCGTGCTGCTGGGCGTGACGTCCGCCGCGGCGTTCGGGACGCTGGGCATCTGGGGGAAACTGGCGGGGCAGGGGGGCCTGTCGTCCTTCACGACGCTGGGCTGGCGGTTCCTGATCGTGGCGGCGCTGCTCCTGCCCCTCAGTTCGCGCGGCGTCACGGGCGCGCAGCGGGCGCGGATGCTGGGCGTGGGCCTGCTGTACACCCTGGCGACCACCTGTTACTTCGGGGCGCTGGAGCGGGTGTCGGCGGGCGCGACGTCGCTGCTGCTGTACCTCGCCCCGGCATTCGTGATCCTGCTGTCCTGGGGGCTGGGCCGCGCGCCGCGCCGCACGCAGCTGGGCGCGGTGGCGCTGGCGGGGGCGGGGCTGGCGCTGGTGGTGGGCCTGCCGTCCGCCGCGGACCGGGACGCCGTGGGGCTGGGTTTCGCGGCGGGGGCGGGCGCGCTGTACGCCGGGTACCTGGTGGCCAGCGAGCGGCTGCTGGGCGGCGTGAGCGCCCTGGCCGCCACCGCGCACATGGCGCTGGTCAGCGGGGTGGTGTTCGCCGTGCTGGCCGCCGCGCAGGGCACGCTGCGCGTCCCTGTGGGCGCGGCTCAGTGGGGGCCGATCCTGGCGCTGGCGCTGCTGCCCACCATCGTCGCGGTGCCCGCCCTGTACGGCGCGATCCGGCACCTGGGCGCCACGCGCGCCAGCCTGCTGGGCACCCTGGAACCCCTGGTCACGGTCGCGCTGGCCGCCGTCATCCTGCGCGAGCAACCGGGTCCCGGCGCGGCACTGGGCGGCCTGTTGATCCTCGCGGGCGCGTTGCTGGCCCAGTGGCCCGCGAAAGTTACTCCTGCGGTTGCCCCGGCGGCAGCGGACGTGGTGGCGGCGCGTACACCGCGCGGGCCGGAACGCTGA
- the priA gene encoding replication restart helicase PriA, with translation MTPPAAPSLESWLVVVNLPIGPCDFAPPHGWAAPAPLGCRVLVPWRGALDVGLVVGSGDGRGGHRLREAVHVLDDPGCPWVTPATVSGVQGWAADARIPAGLIWGDLLGVGWQAEVTHMVRAVAGADLSMFARRPPTARWTDAGAFPDALLDAIREQGLLEERFTPRPRMRGAVAARPLDEVPPASRTATVLSAVTPAPAGLTAKQAQAAAWLTEHGPCDTLSAWAKGAGVSNGVVTAALNAGGAEYTLVDAPAPPAWTWLHEHGPVDTYAAWANSASADGVPLTPTQAGTLALRGWADTIEVPQPPPALPEPHPQPDPAGAPDPLPEGPVWRLHGGRAHARFALLAPRVTRLLTQGRGVLVLAPDHATLRRAWEGLSGLATHAGTRAAQLTGTLSEPQRAHTWQLIRTGEARLVIGSGHALAAPLDDLALIIVLEEASDAHKLLSGSRAFLPDLATRLAAAHDAALALVGTTPAAESVPHPGAVLPPPRARVHVVDYANPPEQPELGPLSSVHLRLGDQGYPLSHDLARVLRQVQERGRQAALLAPRRGYSALLRCPSCDHTPQCRNCDVPLRFHREGRQLTCHQCGYHQPIPERCDQCGDPMWQARGPGTEWIAQEVQKLLPGFPVYRLDKDRQDDLTPLMRGESGVVIGTQLLLSHEPPPDLALIGVTLADTWLNVSDFRASERYHRLLRQLAEWHPTRAPMILVQTFQADHPALKVMVDGRDTLAYPAAEERARAALNYPPHARLAQIEISARDQHKAQAAAQDLADALHGAGATAHEVLGPAPSPVARVRGVYPYHLFLRARNDTRLGELLRILDTRTWKAKIRVDVNPRGGL, from the coding sequence ATGACCCCACCCGCCGCCCCCTCTCTGGAATCCTGGCTGGTGGTCGTGAATCTGCCCATCGGGCCGTGTGATTTCGCCCCGCCGCACGGCTGGGCCGCCCCCGCGCCGCTGGGTTGCCGGGTGCTGGTGCCGTGGCGCGGCGCGCTGGATGTCGGACTGGTCGTCGGCAGTGGTGACGGGCGCGGCGGGCACCGCCTGCGGGAGGCCGTGCATGTGCTGGACGACCCCGGGTGTCCCTGGGTGACCCCGGCGACCGTGTCGGGCGTGCAGGGCTGGGCGGCGGACGCCCGCATTCCCGCCGGGCTGATCTGGGGCGACCTGCTGGGCGTGGGCTGGCAGGCCGAGGTGACGCACATGGTCCGCGCGGTGGCGGGCGCGGACCTGAGCATGTTCGCGCGCCGCCCGCCCACCGCACGCTGGACCGACGCCGGGGCGTTCCCGGACGCGCTGCTGGACGCCATCCGCGAGCAGGGCCTGCTGGAGGAACGCTTCACGCCCCGCCCCCGGATGCGCGGCGCGGTCGCCGCCCGCCCCCTGGACGAGGTGCCGCCCGCCAGCCGCACCGCGACGGTCCTGAGCGCCGTGACCCCGGCCCCGGCGGGCCTGACGGCGAAGCAGGCGCAGGCCGCCGCGTGGCTGACGGAACACGGTCCCTGCGACACCCTGAGCGCCTGGGCGAAGGGCGCGGGCGTCAGCAACGGCGTGGTGACGGCGGCCCTGAACGCGGGCGGCGCCGAGTACACGCTGGTCGATGCCCCCGCGCCGCCCGCCTGGACGTGGCTGCACGAGCACGGCCCGGTGGACACCTACGCCGCGTGGGCGAACAGCGCCTCGGCGGACGGGGTGCCGCTGACGCCCACTCAGGCAGGCACGCTGGCCCTGCGCGGCTGGGCCGACACCATCGAGGTCCCGCAGCCCCCACCCGCCCTGCCGGAACCGCACCCGCAGCCCGACCCCGCCGGTGCGCCCGACCCGCTTCCGGAGGGCCCGGTGTGGCGGCTGCACGGGGGCCGCGCCCACGCGCGCTTCGCGCTGCTCGCCCCGCGCGTCACGCGACTCCTCACGCAGGGGCGCGGCGTGCTGGTCCTCGCGCCGGACCACGCCACACTCCGCCGCGCCTGGGAGGGCCTCTCCGGCCTCGCCACGCACGCGGGCACGCGGGCCGCGCAGCTGACCGGCACCCTCAGCGAACCGCAGCGCGCCCACACCTGGCAGCTCATCCGCACGGGCGAGGCCCGGCTCGTCATCGGCAGCGGGCACGCGCTGGCCGCCCCGCTGGACGACCTCGCGCTGATCATCGTGCTGGAGGAGGCCAGCGACGCGCACAAACTCCTGAGCGGCAGCCGCGCGTTCCTGCCGGACCTCGCCACGCGCCTCGCCGCCGCGCACGACGCCGCCCTGGCCCTCGTGGGCACCACACCCGCCGCCGAGAGCGTCCCGCACCCCGGCGCGGTCCTCCCACCCCCACGCGCCCGCGTGCACGTCGTCGACTACGCCAACCCGCCCGAGCAGCCCGAACTGGGACCGCTGTCCAGCGTCCACCTGCGCCTCGGGGATCAGGGCTACCCGCTCAGTCACGACCTCGCCCGCGTGCTGCGGCAGGTGCAGGAACGCGGCCGTCAGGCGGCCCTGCTCGCGCCCCGGCGCGGGTACAGCGCCCTGCTGCGCTGCCCCAGCTGCGACCACACCCCGCAGTGCCGCAACTGCGACGTCCCGCTGCGCTTCCACCGCGAGGGGAGGCAGCTCACCTGCCACCAGTGCGGGTACCACCAGCCCATCCCCGAACGCTGCGACCAGTGCGGCGACCCCATGTGGCAGGCGCGCGGCCCCGGCACCGAATGGATCGCGCAGGAAGTCCAGAAACTCCTCCCCGGCTTCCCCGTCTACCGCCTCGACAAGGACCGCCAGGACGACCTCACACCCCTGATGCGCGGCGAGAGCGGCGTCGTCATCGGCACGCAACTCCTCCTGTCCCACGAGCCACCGCCGGACCTCGCGCTGATCGGCGTGACCCTGGCCGACACGTGGCTGAACGTCAGCGACTTCCGCGCCAGCGAACGCTACCACCGCCTGCTGCGGCAACTCGCCGAGTGGCACCCCACCCGCGCCCCCATGATCCTCGTGCAGACCTTCCAGGCCGACCACCCCGCCCTGAAAGTCATGGTCGACGGCCGCGACACCCTCGCGTACCCCGCCGCCGAGGAACGCGCCCGCGCCGCCCTGAACTACCCCCCCCACGCCCGCCTCGCGCAGATCGAAATCAGCGCCCGCGACCAACACAAAGCCCAGGCCGCCGCGCAGGACCTCGCCGACGCCCTCCACGGCGCCGGAGCCACCGCGCACGAGGTCCTCGGCCCCGCGCCCAGCCCGGTCGCCCGGGTGCGCGGCGTGTACCCCTACCACCTCTTCCTGCGCGCCCGGAACGACACCCGCCTCGGCGAACTCCTGCGCATCCTCGACACCCGCACCTGGAAAGCGAAAATCAGAGTGGACGTGAACCCGAGAGGCGGGCTGTAA